From the genome of Bacteroidota bacterium:
TACTTGAACTCCGGCATTTTTAAATTGATTATACACTAATTCGATTCTATCGTATTCTCCATCAATGAATTTTTGCATTATCTTTTCAGCGAAAGCGGCAACAGTTTTGTAATCCAGACTGTCGAACAATTCTTGATTGTTTTTCTCAATTGGAGTTTGCTTTTTCGATTTTAACATTTCAAAAGCTTTTTTCCCAACGCTTAAAAAATCGACCTTCCCATTTTTAAATTCATTAGGGTATTTGTGTTCGGCTAATTCTATAGCTCGTTTCACTACATTGGAATTGAAAGCTCCGCAAAGTCCTCTGTTCGAGCTTACTGAAACAATTAAAACCTTATTTATAGCACGTTGTTTTGCAAAAACATTGTCTTCACTTGAATCTATATTTTCAGAAATACTTAAAAGTATTTCGTGCAACTTGTTTGCATAAGGTCGCATTTGCAAAATAGCATCCTGAGCCTTACGCAATTTTGCCGCCGAAACCATTTTCATAGCACTGGTTATCTGTCGGGTAGATGTAACCGAACTAATTCGTGTCCTAATTTCCTTTAAATTTGCCATAATTTTTATTCAAATAAAGCTTTACCGTACAAATTCTCCTTTTGATTTATAAATATTGAAAACAAAAATTCTAATTCAATTTTTCAAATTCAGTATTCTTTTCAGAAACTACTAATATTTAGAAATCATATCATTTGCAACTTCTTCAAGCGTGTCGGTAATTTCTTTGTTTAATTTACCTTCACTCAGTAATTTAAGAGTATCACTATGTTTTGCTTTTAAAGTATCAATAAACTGTATTTCAAAATTTCGGATTTTATCAACCGGAATTTTTTTCAACATTGCTTTTGTGCCGCAATAAATAATTGCAATTTGTTCGGCAACCGGAACCGGAGAATATTGTGGCTGTTTAAGAATTTCAACATTTTTTCGTCCTTTGTCGAGAGTTGCCATAGTAACTGCGTCGAGGTCTGAACCAAATTTTGCAAATGCTTCTAATTCTCTAAATTGTGCTTGATCTAATTTTAGCGTTCCGGCAACTTTTTTCATTGATTTAACCTGAGCATTTCCCCCAACACGAGAAACAGAAATACCAACATTAATTGCAGGACGAACCCCTGAATTAAACAAGTTGGACTCTAAAAATATCTGTCCATCGGTAATCGAAATCACATTTGTAGGAATATATGCAGAAACATCGCCAGCCTGAGTTTCAATAATTGGTAAAGCTGTGAGCGATCCGCCACCTTTCACAAGATGTTTTATGGAAGGTGGTATATCATTCATTTTCTGAGCTATTTCATCGGAATTTATAACTTTTGCAGCTCTTTCGAGTAATCTTGAATGTAGATAAAAAACATCGCCAGGATATGCTTCCCGTCCAGGTGGACGGCGAAGGAGCAAGGAAACTTCTCGGTAAGAAACTGCTTGTTTCGACAAATCATCGTAAATAATCAAAGCAGGACGACCGGTATCTCTAAAAAATTCTCCTATCGACGCTCCTGCATATGGTGCATAAAACTGAAGTGCTGCCGGATCGGAAGCTGTTGCCGAAACAATAACAGTATAATCCATTGCGCCATATTCTTCCAGAGTTTTTGCAATATTTGCAACCGTCGAACCTTTCTGACCAATAGCTACATATACACAAAAAACAGGCTCACCTTTTTCGTAAAATTCTTTTTGATTTATGATAGTATCAATTGCAATTGCAGTTTTTCCGGTTTGTCTGTCGCCAATAATAAGTTCACGCTGTCCTCTACCAATCGGAATCATTGCATCAATAGCTTTAATTCCTGTTTGAAGAGGTTCGTTCACCGGTTGTCGATAGATAACTCCTGGAGCTTTTCTTTCAAGTGGCATTTCATAACGTTCTCCTTCAATTGACCCTTTGCCGTCGATAGGATTTCCAATAGAATTGAGAACTCTACCTACCATTCCTTCGCCAACATCTATGGAGGCAATTTTTCGGGTACGTCTGATTACATCACCTTCTTTGATGCCCTGGGAAGATCCCATCAAAACAACTCCTACGCTGTCTTCTTCAAGGTTCAGAACAATGCCTTTCACACCGTTTTCAAATTCTACTAATTCGTTAGACTGCACGTTTGACAAACCGTAAATTCTGGCAATTCCATCGCCAACTTGCAAAACCGTACCAACCTCTTCTAATTCGGCTTCGTTTTTAAAATTCTCTAATTGTTGTTTCAAAATTTCTGAAACTTCAGCAGGTCTAATATCAGCCATATTGTTTATTTTATATTTATTGTTGAATATTTTTATATCAAGAGTTATTCATAATTTATAATTCAAAACTCATAATTCTTCTACACAGTCTGAATAAATTTCTTTTCAAAAGTAGTGTTTACTAATTCTGTCCTTATTCTTTTCAATTTAGTTGAAACACTCGAATCGTATTGTTTGTCTTCAATTCGCAAAACAAATCCGCCAATAATTTTATCATTAATTTGTTCGTTAAATTCAATTTTAGACTTAAAGTGTTTTTCAATTATTTGTTTTATTTCGGAACTTTGTTCTTCGCCAATGGAAAATGCTGTGGTCAAAAATGCAGTTTTGATTCCTTTTTCTTTTTTTACAAGATCTAAGAAATTTCTTGAAATATCAATTAAATACATCTCTCTTTTGTTTTTCAAAACAAGATTCAGAAATGAATGAGTCAATTCTGAAATTTGTCCTTTAAAAATCTTCTCTGTAATCTTTATTTTTTGCGAAGTATTTATAATGGGGCTTTCAAGAAGTAGCTTAAACTCACTTATAGTTTTTCCTAAGGAAAAGACAAAAGAAATATCATTATTTACGCTATTGATACTCTTTTTTTCTTTTGCCAATAAGAATAAAGCTTTTGCATATCGTACAGAAATTTTTCCTTGATTCATTTTTTCTACGACTAATTAAGATTTATATTTTCTGTCAATTCTTTGATATATTCCTTTTGAGATTTTTTATCGGCAAGTTCTTTTTTGAGTATCTTTTCAGCAATTTCTACTGCCAACTCTGCCACTTGGTTTTTGATTTCGACAACTGCTGTTGCTTTTTCGTTTTGAATAGAAACACGAGCTGTTTCAATTAGCTTGTCGGTTTCTATAGTAGCTTTTACTTTTGCATCTTTTATGATACTTTCTTTCACATCGCGTGCCTCTTTCAGCAAATTGTCTCGTTCTTCTTTGGCTTGTACGATAATTACTTCGTTGTCGGCTTTAAGTTTTTTCATTTCAGATTTTGCATTTTCTGCCGATTCCAAAGCACTTTCAATAGAATCTTCTCTTTCTTTCAAAGCTCCCAAAATGGGCTTCCAGGCAAATTTCTTTAAAACGAACAATACTATTCCGAACGAAACCAACATCCAGAATAAAAGACCTAAATCGGGTACAATTAATTGCATAATATTTATATTAAAATTTTACTTCAAAATGAAACTAACAGTTCAGCCAACCGCTAAACTGTTAGTAAATTTTTCTTATTTCTTAAACGAAAAGAATTAAGAAACAAACAACTATAGCAAAGAATGCAACTCCTTCGACTAAAGCAGCGGCTATAATCATATTCGAGCGAATATCTCCTACAGCTTCTGGTTGTCGAGCAATCGATTCCATAGCACTACCACCGATTTTACCGATGCCAATACCTGCACCAACAACTGCAATTCCTGCTCCAATACCGGCTCCCATTTTTGCAATTGCTACATTTGCTACAGCTAATAAAATACTTGTTAATGTTAACATTTTTCTACTTTTTTAGTTAATAAATGTATAATCGTTTTAAATATATTTTTAATGATGTTCTTCAATTGCCATTCCGAAATATAGTGCCGACAACAATGTAAAAACGTACGCCTGAATAAAAGCAACTAAAAATTCGAGGAATGTCATAAAAACCGTAAATGCTATAGATAGAACCGAAATTCCGTATCCTGCATAAATACTAAGGTTTCCGAAAATGAAAATCAGGCTGAAAAAGCCTAATGCAATTATATGCCCGGCAGAAATGTTGGCAAACAAACGAACCATCAATACAAACGGTTTGGTGAAAACTCCAACAATTTCAACAATTGGCATAAGCGGAATTGGAATTTTCAGCCACCAGGGCACACCCGGAGCATTGATTATATGTGTCCAATAGTTTTTGTTTCCACTAAAAGTGGTGATGGCAAAAGTGAACAGAGCTAAAACCAAAGTAATTGCAATGTTTCCTGTAATATTTGCACCGCCCGGAAAAATTGGTATTAAGCCGAGAACATTGTTTAGAAAAATAAAGAAAAACAATGTCAATAAAAATGGCAGATACTTCATGTACTTTTTCTCGCCAATCGATGCCTTTGCAATATCGTCTCTTATGAAAATAATAATTGGTTCCAACAAAGACTGAATTCCTTTTGGAGCTTTGCCCTCGCGATTTCTGTAAAGTTTTGCTACCGATAGAAATATCCAAAGCAATAATCCTAAACTGATTAATAGAGCAAGCACATTTTTCGTAATAGAAATATCAAAGGGACGAACTATTGAGCCATCTTCAAGCACTTCAACAACTTTTCCTTTATAGTCGCCATCGTGGGCAATTTCGAATCCATTATATGAATCGTGTCCATGATGGAATTTTGCTGAAGAAAAAACATTAAACCCAGAGTTTTCGCTATACACAATAATTAGCAATGGAATGCTAACATGAGTTTCTTTGTAAGTAAGGATGTGCCAGTCGTAGCTATCTCCAATGTGGTCTAAAATGAATGAACCGGGATCAAAAACATTTTCATGAGAACTATTGTGTTCGTCTTGCTGATTTTCGCTTGCAAACGAATTTGTTGATAAACAGATAGATACCAACAAAACAGCACAAATTACAAGCAATTTCCTAAAGTCTCTAATCATCAAACTATCATTTAATTTACGTTTTGATATTTTTGCAAAAGTATTAAAAATATTTTACATGAAAAATTTAAGTATTCAAATACTTAATTTAGAGTAATTTTTATGTTAAATTAAACTGATTGATGCAAATTTCAATTATTATTTTTGAAAATATTAAGACTTTTTTGTCAAATTTGCCGTATTTTTAAGTATATTAAATTGTTTTTCAAATTATGAATATTGTTGATGAAATTAAAAACAGCTATAAAAATAGCGATGTGCTTATCAAGCTGATATACATAAATTTAGCTATTTTTTTATCTGTTCATATTCTCGAAATAATTATTACGATTTTTAATATTTCGCCAGACAGAGAAATTTCTATAATTTATTGGTTTGCAGTTCCTTCTTCGATAGAGGCACTGGCTAAAGTCCCATGGTCGATTTTTACATATATGTTTCTGCACGAAAATTTTATACATATTCTTTTCAATATGCTATGGCTTTTTTGGTTTGGAAAAATTTTCCTTATTTATTTAAGCGAAAAGCAATTGCTTGGAATATATATTTTTGGCGGACTCTCAGGTGCAGTTTTGTATATTATTTCATATAATATTTTTCCCGGATTCGAACAGCAATATTTAAGTTCGGTAGCATTGGGAGCCTCAGCTTCTGTTATGGCTGTTATTGTTGCAATATCAGCTTATGCACCAAATTATACTTTAAACTTGATGTTTATTGGCAATGTGAAAATAAAATATATTGCACTTTCAGCTTTTGTATTTACTTCACTTTTAGATTTTTCAGTAAACTCGGGTGGAAAAATTGCACATATTGGCGGTGCAATTTTAGGCTATTATTTTATTGTTAGTTTGAAAAAAGGAAAAGATTTTACGAAAGGGATAAATAGGTTTTTCGACAAAATTATTAGGTATTTCGATAAAAAGCCAAAAATTACATACAAAAATGTTAGAAAAATGACAGACGAAGAATATAATCAAGACAAAGCAAAACAACAGGAAGTAATTGACAAAATTCTTGATAAAGTAGCAAAATCGGGATATTCGAGTCTTTCGCAAAAAGAAAAAGATATTCTTTTCAGAGCAAGCGACAAATAAATTAATTTACAAGTTTTAATACTTCTAAGTATATATTTTGAAAAAACTCCTCAATAAAATATTTCTAATTATCAATTTGATATTGATTGTAGTATTATTTTTTAGTTATTTGGCTTCGCATGTAAATCCATCAAAAACATGGGTTATTGCATTTTTCGGATTAGCTTATCCACAAATATTAATAGCTAATATAATTTTCATAATCTTATGGTTTTTTAGAAAACCAAAATATGCACTAATTTCAATAATTACAATTTTGCTGGGTTGGCAATATTTTTCGAGGAGCTTCCAAATTAATTTTTCAAAAGAAAAAAGTGAATTTGAAAATGAGAATACGAACGACTTTAAACTTTTAACTTATAATGTTAGACTATTCGATTTATATAATTGGACGAAACAAAATAATAGTCCGGATGAAATTTTTGAATTTACTGCAAGCCAGAATCCAGACATTTTTTGCTTTCAGGAATTTGTAAGCAACAGTTCTAATACTGCAAGATCTTATAAATATGTTGCTAATCATAAAATGGCAAGATATTCTCATTTCGCATACACAAAATCGAATAGAAACTTATATTATGGAGTAGTAACATATAGCAAATATCCTATCATCAACAGAGGTGAAATTAGATTTGACGACACTAAGAATATTTCTATTTTTTCTGACATAAAGATTAATTCGGATACCATAAGGTTATACAATCTTCATTTACAATCAATTCGCTTCGATTTAAAAAACTATCATTATCTTGATACTATGAGTTTTAAGTACGATGAGGAAAATATTGCACAAATTGAAGATATTACAAAAAGGATGAAAATAGCCTATCAAAAACGTTCAGATCAAGTAGCAATAGTTTCGGCGCATATGAAAA
Proteins encoded in this window:
- the atpG gene encoding ATP synthase F1 subunit gamma, producing MANLKEIRTRISSVTSTRQITSAMKMVSAAKLRKAQDAILQMRPYANKLHEILLSISENIDSSEDNVFAKQRAINKVLIVSVSSNRGLCGAFNSNVVKRAIELAEHKYPNEFKNGKVDFLSVGKKAFEMLKSKKQTPIEKNNQELFDSLDYKTVAAFAEKIMQKFIDGEYDRIELVYNQFKNAGVQVLTDEQFLPIEIKEKKETKEVQDYIFEPSKEYIIEKLIPRSLKIQIYKSILDSFASEHGARMTAMHKATDNASEMLRDLKLHYNKARQASITNEILEIVGGAEALKG
- a CDS encoding F0F1 ATP synthase subunit alpha, with the protein product MADIRPAEVSEILKQQLENFKNEAELEEVGTVLQVGDGIARIYGLSNVQSNELVEFENGVKGIVLNLEEDSVGVVLMGSSQGIKEGDVIRRTRKIASIDVGEGMVGRVLNSIGNPIDGKGSIEGERYEMPLERKAPGVIYRQPVNEPLQTGIKAIDAMIPIGRGQRELIIGDRQTGKTAIAIDTIINQKEFYEKGEPVFCVYVAIGQKGSTVANIAKTLEEYGAMDYTVIVSATASDPAALQFYAPYAGASIGEFFRDTGRPALIIYDDLSKQAVSYREVSLLLRRPPGREAYPGDVFYLHSRLLERAAKVINSDEIAQKMNDIPPSIKHLVKGGGSLTALPIIETQAGDVSAYIPTNVISITDGQIFLESNLFNSGVRPAINVGISVSRVGGNAQVKSMKKVAGTLKLDQAQFRELEAFAKFGSDLDAVTMATLDKGRKNVEILKQPQYSPVPVAEQIAIIYCGTKAMLKKIPVDKIRNFEIQFIDTLKAKHSDTLKLLSEGKLNKEITDTLEEVANDMISKY
- the atpH gene encoding ATP synthase F1 subunit delta; protein product: MNQGKISVRYAKALFLLAKEKKSINSVNNDISFVFSLGKTISEFKLLLESPIINTSQKIKITEKIFKGQISELTHSFLNLVLKNKREMYLIDISRNFLDLVKKEKGIKTAFLTTAFSIGEEQSSEIKQIIEKHFKSKIEFNEQINDKIIGGFVLRIEDKQYDSSVSTKLKRIRTELVNTTFEKKFIQTV
- a CDS encoding F0F1 ATP synthase subunit B: MQLIVPDLGLLFWMLVSFGIVLFVLKKFAWKPILGALKEREDSIESALESAENAKSEMKKLKADNEVIIVQAKEERDNLLKEARDVKESIIKDAKVKATIETDKLIETARVSIQNEKATAVVEIKNQVAELAVEIAEKILKKELADKKSQKEYIKELTENINLN
- the atpE gene encoding ATP synthase F0 subunit C, encoding MLTLTSILLAVANVAIAKMGAGIGAGIAVVGAGIGIGKIGGSAMESIARQPEAVGDIRSNMIIAAALVEGVAFFAIVVCFLILFV
- the atpB gene encoding F0F1 ATP synthase subunit A is translated as MIRDFRKLLVICAVLLVSICLSTNSFASENQQDEHNSSHENVFDPGSFILDHIGDSYDWHILTYKETHVSIPLLIIVYSENSGFNVFSSAKFHHGHDSYNGFEIAHDGDYKGKVVEVLEDGSIVRPFDISITKNVLALLISLGLLLWIFLSVAKLYRNREGKAPKGIQSLLEPIIIFIRDDIAKASIGEKKYMKYLPFLLTLFFFIFLNNVLGLIPIFPGGANITGNIAITLVLALFTFAITTFSGNKNYWTHIINAPGVPWWLKIPIPLMPIVEIVGVFTKPFVLMVRLFANISAGHIIALGFFSLIFIFGNLSIYAGYGISVLSIAFTVFMTFLEFLVAFIQAYVFTLLSALYFGMAIEEHH
- a CDS encoding rhomboid family intramembrane serine protease — translated: MNIVDEIKNSYKNSDVLIKLIYINLAIFLSVHILEIIITIFNISPDREISIIYWFAVPSSIEALAKVPWSIFTYMFLHENFIHILFNMLWLFWFGKIFLIYLSEKQLLGIYIFGGLSGAVLYIISYNIFPGFEQQYLSSVALGASASVMAVIVAISAYAPNYTLNLMFIGNVKIKYIALSAFVFTSLLDFSVNSGGKIAHIGGAILGYYFIVSLKKGKDFTKGINRFFDKIIRYFDKKPKITYKNVRKMTDEEYNQDKAKQQEVIDKILDKVAKSGYSSLSQKEKDILFRASDK
- a CDS encoding endonuclease/exonuclease/phosphatase family protein, with translation MKKLLNKIFLIINLILIVVLFFSYLASHVNPSKTWVIAFFGLAYPQILIANIIFIILWFFRKPKYALISIITILLGWQYFSRSFQINFSKEKSEFENENTNDFKLLTYNVRLFDLYNWTKQNNSPDEIFEFTASQNPDIFCFQEFVSNSSNTARSYKYVANHKMARYSHFAYTKSNRNLYYGVVTYSKYPIINRGEIRFDDTKNISIFSDIKINSDTIRLYNLHLQSIRFDLKNYHYLDTMSFKYDEENIAQIEDITKRMKIAYQKRSDQVAIVSAHMKKSPYKIVICGDFNDTPVSYTYSELIAELLDAFVESGHGFENSFTGIFPSFRIDYIFHDEKIQSYDYQTIKVDFSDHFPVSCRLVLD